The sequence aaatgaaaaattttattcaaaactATACACATACACCTATTATACATTTATTATTTGCGAATTTACTAAGTAGATTGCAGAATGttatttatggttattaattaattatgtatattttattaagtcttttttttttaaagttttgattttttaataaaaattttactttttaagaaaattttataatatatgacAAAACTTCAGAAATAAAGAATTAccatctattttttcttgtcaCATCAACTTGACAGAATGtttaaatagtttattaaaattactattttaaatggttgtttatttttttaatttggcaaaaaaaatCTGATAATACACAGAACCATTGAAAATACTCCAACAACTAATATTCATCACCAAGTTGGGACCTATTGCTAAtatgacaaaatattatttatttttgtttaattttgttttgatctTCAAAACTAACATTAATATGGAAAGTAAATcatttaaataacaaattaagtATACAGATATAGATCTCATTTAGCTATGGTCACTGgataataaatagaattttttaaaaaattttgaataagtaaattaacattttattccCAAAAACCACaactaaatatacatatatatatatatatatattacaaagaaaaatacaatattagaTAGTCTGAAGAATTTTGTTaacattaatataaacattaaaatcaaataaaacaccttttctcttaaaaattgtaaaatttatagaaaattgtataaaataatatgtgaTAATTACAATTATTTTGACATCATTCTGCTCTATTCAATTTTTGGTTATTCCTTactaaaaaagagaaatattatttatcataaattaGTGATGAAAGAATGGTGAGAATTTAACTGGGTTTGTTTAAACTTTtaacttttctatattaaatttttaatattaaaaaactaaaaaataacaaatgccaTCCATTAATAATTATCAGTTGTCAACCGATGATTGTGGATGGTGACAAATGATAAAACTACTGaaacaaaattatgttttaacaAATCATAATGTGGTTAAACAATTCTTGAAcctccacccaaaaaaaaaaacataaaaatacaatataaaatgaaataaaaaaaaaaatttgaggtgTGTGAGTGATGGTGAATGGGTCTTATTATTTGAAACGTACGAAGCTGGCATGCTGGTCGCAGAGTGGAACTGCAAGATAAGAGACTGATAGTCTGATACGAATCAAAAGCCAAATCAAGAAGACTGACCCGTCTTCTGCTCTTTGTATGTGTGAGCACTCAAAACTCAGACCCACCCCAGAGGTGTGTGTACCTTGACGCCTTCTATAATTGGGTGCTACGCCTTCTATAATTGGGTGCTCTCCACCTCCACGTCGAATTTGCACCGtctacttctttttctttctttttcttttttttttctttttattcttttaatgacTTAAAAGTTTCAAAATCTTTTTACTAATCCTCTCAAATCATTCATTTTGAGAACATTTTATCAAACTTTACAAAgggaaatttttaaatttttattaataaaaaaataattacacgGTTATGTGAATGGTAATATTATGATAAGCACTATCTAATTgtgtaatttaataaattataatagagacacaaattttttattaaatttatttatcaactaaaatgataatattttttaaaaaactaatgtaataattttttatagattttttattaaattttaattactcatatctaaattatatgaattttcttttcaattattaacatatagcaacattatttttcatatctcttttttttatctttttataataCATTATTTGTCAtgtcattttgaaaaaaatttgataaaccaTTTGatcatattctaatatttttaatatatatatatatatatatacacaacttTGCTATAAAATATATGCACAACCTTAATATATGTAATCTATTAGATGTATTCAATGTTTACTTGCAACTTTGATCAAatctaatattattaatatataatacaattttaGTATAAAATGTTTGTACAACTTTGCTATATGTAATCTATTAGATATAGCTAATGTTTATTTGCAACACCGGATAACATGTAACGTGGTtagaatacatataatataaccaagctttctataaaaaaattatatatatccaaaaaataaaactaaaaaaaaattaaattctatccttaaaattttgatatacgCACAATTCAAAACCCATGTTAGATTAACTCAATTCCTATAAGGTTGGTTACACTGCTttcttaaattcaaatattcatatcttaatttgattttttaaattaaattaatttttcctataaattttaacctttatagatatttttatttttaaaaatttcaaactccATATATAACAtcgataattattattttggagaatATATATGACATTGATCaaacaaaattatcaagaaaaaaaaaagaaagaagtataGACCAGCAAAATTTAAGTTAAgtactgaatattattttaaatatgtcaataaattcaatattagtctactttctttttcttttttctttttttgactgAATCTACCGTCTAGTATCTTTCAtttagaaattgaaatattgttttctttattcaaaactcaaaaaggtgaaaaattatttaattatagtaTCATTTATTAGATGATACTTTAAACTTAGTattgacaaattataaaaaaagaaagaaaatgttttaataatttCGAATGTGCGTTTGTGATCCAGCGACATTAAAAGCGCGTGGCTCTAACGgttgaaacaaataaaaaaaaaggcccgGCAAGGGCATGCTAAAGCTTTCGCACAGTTGGAGTTAATAAACACCGGCAAAAAGTAACAgaatctttaaatatttatttatcattttttttggggggttaaatattaattaattattaataaatgttGGGAAATCACTGATTTCCAGCTACCTGGTTGCTTGCATTGGGGTTTTTATTGACTCTTTTTGAATAGCAACAACTATGCAAATCACACATAAAAGCCACCCCTAAATTTAACTTATTTGCTGCATAATAACAGAATTCCAAAACCTTTCTTCAAAATGatgatcaaatttatttatttatttaaataaaaaaaacagcaTTTGAAGTACAAAAGCCTCCCCATATGGGCATATCCTATTCccaactcttttttatttttttattttttttttcgcttttttactttattaatcCTAATGGTAGTTAAATCTAACCCCTTGAAGTCCTGCACAAGGAAGAGAAGTTTAAAAACTGACATAAAAAATGAACCTAAATTAGGAGCTAAGGATCTTGGTAATTAAAGGAAGTTGTATATCAATATAGAAATTGTATTTGTCAACTTAATTACACTGTAACTCAGtgtatgaatttaaaaaaaaaaaaaaaaggcaatggaATTAATAGCTTTCCATTTGTATAGGTGGGAAAACTTTTTGAGATATTTAgtcaatttcatatttaaatcatagtcataatcataaaaaattatttttattacggaaaaaaaaaggttataaaaTCTTTGAAATACATAAGAGATTAAGAGAattgtgagaggaaaaaaacatggattaaaaaaaaaatttactgttGGGTAAGTAGGCCATCTTTACTGCTCCATTAATATGGGAcgtaaaataattgaaaaaaaaatgagatatgGTAAAATTGAATTATAGTATTCAGATCAAATCCAGCAATTTAGGCATTAACAAAGATTGCaaatggacccaaaaaaaaaaaaaaaaagaatggccgCTCATACATTTTAAACTACATATCATGTTACATAATCAATTTGGTCTTGAAAATAACAAATCTATGATGGTTTTATCACATGAATAATCACTATATCTccctctaaaaaaatatataataaaaattacatcaAAGAGTtcagtttttcttttatgtaactggcaattttatggatttccaaaaagtggtagaaaaaaaaaaaaaagaaagaaagtttcTTCCTGAAATGGGCAAGGTTTGCATGTTGCTTGTCTCTCTTTCTCCCATTCATGATCacactaaatttatttttttttttaataaagattaaatttgaatttttcaattaaaaaaaaaaaaaaacaaaacagttTTACAACCGGTTTTCATTgttatataaaatcataaaaatcaatatCTTTGGGTTGTGTGTGTCCTTTTGGTGGAGGAATGCTTGTCACCTACTCCTTTTAAGTTCCCAATCTCTCTTATGCTGCCCAAGAGGCAAAgctttttagagagagaaagggaaaagagagagagagagagagagagagagaacctaaaaaaaaggttttgatcTTCTTCTTTTGCTCTCTGCTCTCTGCTCTGCTTTGCTCCTCTGTATTCGGCAATGGAGAGGCACAAATGCAAGCTTTGCTCTAGAACTTTCGCTAATGGCAGAGCTTTGGGAGGTCATATGAAAGCTCATTTGGCCACACTTCCTCTTCCACCGAAAGTTCAGCAACTCGGCAACCGTACTGAATCAGcctcatcttcatcttcttcttctgatGAAGAAGAGGATGatcaagaacaacaacaacaacaacagctcGGAGAAATTGAAGCGGAAGCAGAGGAAAAGTGTTTGATTTATGGGCTGAGAGAGAATCCGAAAAGGAGTTTCAAGTTTGCAGATCCCGAGTTCTCTTTCGCGGTTGATTCTGGGTCCGTCATTCAGGACAGAGAGAGCGAGACCGAGTCAAAGAACCCAACTCGGAGACGATCTAAGCGGAATCGGAGACCCATTGTTGCGGAGATTGAGAAGCAGAACTTGGAATTGAAGAAGCCCAAGTTGAGAAAACCCAGTTCGGCCGAATCGTATTCGCCAGTGCCGGAGCCGGAGCAGGTGAGTTCGGTCT comes from Ziziphus jujuba cultivar Dongzao chromosome 6, ASM3175591v1 and encodes:
- the LOC125418808 gene encoding zinc finger protein ZAT4 codes for the protein MERHKCKLCSRTFANGRALGGHMKAHLATLPLPPKVQQLGNRTESASSSSSSSDEEEDDQEQQQQQQLGEIEAEAEEKCLIYGLRENPKRSFKFADPEFSFAVDSGSVIQDRESETESKNPTRRRSKRNRRPIVAEIEKQNLELKKPKLRKPSSAESYSPVPEPEQVSSVSDTSPEEDVAMCLIMLSRDVWMRNNEDEEDRELGKESVRRSMKKEGLEEIKLKKVRAKHRCEKCKKVFRSYQALCGHKKICCVGNEAEAKNGNLAAAAAANEKLFECPFCYKVFGSGQALGGHKRSHLLNASTTTTATSSSGASI